TCGCCGGAAATCAGCAGCACTCCGCCGCCGGCCAGGAAGTACATCCCGCGGTCAGGCTTGAGGGGATAGTACAGAGCCTGGAGGCCGATCCGGACGCCGTCGGCTTCCAGACGGCCGCCGCGGTCACGGATCACCAGCGGCAGGTAGCTGCCCTCGGCCTCGAGAGCCAGTCGGTCGTACATCCGCCAGCCAACTTTCATTCCGGCCTCCGGGGCGACATCGATCGAGATCCGGGGGGAGAACGCCTGACAGGCGGCGAACGGAGCGAGGTACAGGCCCCTGGCCGCGCCGGCCATCGACGGGTAAAAGCGCGGGAGCTGCAGCCCAAGCCCGAGCGAAACGCTGCTGAGCAGTTCCGCGCCCTTGCCTTCCACGGTAATTACATGCCCGCGGTAGGCCGCGTCCAGTGCGATATCCTCGGTCAGATACATCCGAAAACCGGCACCGAAAGAGACATCGAGGTCGGTGCTTGACGAATCTCCCCAGGCAGTGTGCAGCACACCCGCACCCAGCAGCGCGTAGGGCACCGCCAGGCTGCCGGGATGGTAGCTGTAGCTCAGACCGCCGTTGACCGAGGTCCGCACGACATGGCCCTCCGGGGCCTCATCGGCTGCGGGGTTGAACTGCGCCGAGGCCAGTTCCAGGCGCCAGGAGAACTCGCGGGTAAAACCGCGGGCAAAACTGAACCCTGCCGCGGGTGCGGTCTCGCCGTCATAGATCATCACGCCCAAGCGGGTAGTGTACAGGTTGCGGGCCATGCGGCCGCGGGATGCTCCCAGCACGGTCTCCTGTGGCTCGAAAGGCGATTCGGGACGAACGGTATCGGCCATTCCCATCACCTCGCCGCCGGCAACCATCATGTCCAGACGGGCCGGAATACTGTCCAGGCCCAGAACGGCCAGCAGGCTGTCCTGCATGTCTTCCTTGGTCCTGACCTGCTGGAGCATCAGGCGCGAGCGCTCTTCCAGGACGGATATCTGCTCAGCGTACAGTTCCAATACCGCGTTGACACTGTCGGCCTGCACGTTGGACAGCTGGCGGTCCTCCGGATTGAAAACCTTGACCAGGTCCTCGCGCACCCAGCCGATACTGCCGTCGGCGATAAGCACCCGCAGCCAGTTCTTGAACTTGCGCTCGGCCAGCACCCGTTCGCCGCGGTAGAGCGTGGTAACCAGCTCGTAGCCGGTCCCCGGTCCCTTGCGGACGTTGGCGTAACGGTTGTAGATCATCATCTCGGTCGGCAACTGCTGGGCGATCAGCGGGATGCAGACGGTCAGCGATAAAATAAACAGTGCCAGGCTGACAATATTTTTCATCATCCGTCCAGGAAAATCTTGCGGTGTAAGAACAGCCCAAAATGGCCTGTAACGCGCCTAAGGCCGCTATATCGTATGTCGGATAAACAGGGGTAGAGCTTTAGTTTTCAAGCCTTTCGGCCGGTTTGCGGCGCGGCCAGCTCGAACAGCCCTCCCAGGGTTTCAATTCC
This window of the Candidatus Glassbacteria bacterium genome carries:
- a CDS encoding outer membrane beta-barrel protein, which produces MMKNIVSLALFILSLTVCIPLIAQQLPTEMMIYNRYANVRKGPGTGYELVTTLYRGERVLAERKFKNWLRVLIADGSIGWVREDLVKVFNPEDRQLSNVQADSVNAVLELYAEQISVLEERSRLMLQQVRTKEDMQDSLLAVLGLDSIPARLDMMVAGGEVMGMADTVRPESPFEPQETVLGASRGRMARNLYTTRLGVMIYDGETAPAAGFSFARGFTREFSWRLELASAQFNPAADEAPEGHVVRTSVNGGLSYSYHPGSLAVPYALLGAGVLHTAWGDSSSTDLDVSFGAGFRMYLTEDIALDAAYRGHVITVEGKGAELLSSVSLGLGLQLPRFYPSMAGAARGLYLAPFAACQAFSPRISIDVAPEAGMKVGWRMYDRLALEAEGSYLPLVIRDRGGRLEADGVRIGLQALYYPLKPDRGMYFLAGGGVLLISGDGRPPEGTSKYSYFNWGAGVKLELNSSCALRGEFSHQIFTDVARLVPEFEVGRASALRIGCGMDFVF